GCGATCTCTGGAAGGCATGGGATGGACAAGCGCACTAGGCTACCCCGGCATAGACGGCGAACCTTCCGGTACGGCCAGCATCGCCGCGATGGCTGAAGAACAAGTCCCGTCTGCAGGCGGTACACAGGTTGCTCCGCACCACCCGCACTCCCCTACCCTCGAGGAGGGCGGCATTCAGGCCGGGGAGGTCCAGGTACAGGCGGCCCCGCCGAGTCTCCAGACTGGCCTCGCCTGCGGGTCCCAGTCGCCTGGCCAGGGCGGCCACGTCCTCCCCTACCTCGTAACAGCAGGGTGAGATGGCGGGCCCCAAGTATGCGGTGGTGGACTGGGGGCGGGCACCGCACCGTCGCATTACCTCCCACGCGCGGAGGGCGATGCCGCCCACAGTGCCCCGCCAGCCGGCGTGGACCAGCGACACCACTGGCACGGTGGGGTCCGTCAGTATGATTGGCAGGCAATCTGCAAATGTCATCGATAGAACAACACCGGGGCACTTGGTGACAAGCGCGTCCGCCTGTATGGGTTCCGGCGGCCCGGCGGCATCCACTACGGCGACCTCATTGCCGCCCATCTGGTGGCATACCACCTGCCGGTAGTTGTGTGTCTGCATGGCCGCGGCCGACCTTCGCCGATTCTCGGACACGGAAGCGGGATCGTCCCCGACGCTTAGGCTGACGTTGAGGGAATCATATGGCGGCTGACTC
The genomic region above belongs to Anaerolineae bacterium and contains:
- the pgeF gene encoding peptidoglycan editing factor PgeF, with the translated sequence MLRSGPNPPLLGFAELEDRSPFVHGVFTRLGGVSQPPYDSLNVSLSVGDDPASVSENRRRSAAAMQTHNYRQVVCHQMGGNEVAVVDAAGPPEPIQADALVTKCPGVVLSMTFADCLPIILTDPTVPVVSLVHAGWRGTVGGIALRAWEVMRRCGARPQSTTAYLGPAISPCCYEVGEDVAALARRLGPAGEASLETRRGRLYLDLPGLNAALLEGRGVRVVRSNLCTACRRDLFFSHRGDAGRTGRFAVYAGVA